A genomic region of Halococcus sediminicola contains the following coding sequences:
- a CDS encoding DUF373 family protein: protein MLLVLCIDLDDDLGRKAGVETPVVGRAAVERAAVALATADPEDSDANVLFEGLHIHDDITDEEVEVAAVTGVESGGVAANRKVGEEIDRILAGLTTGEDVHALVVTDGAQDESVIPVIRSRLPIDGVRRVVVRQAQNLESMYYTIKQVLDDPETRGTILVPLGILLLIYPLAEIAGQLGVPGAAVFGFISTLLGLYVLFRGLGLERAIDEGVARARRGLYAGRVMLITSVVAAALFAIGGVRGMGVLDAHSATGALTPVETFAAFTVGAIPWFAAAGITSSVGRITDTYLAERFRWRYLNAPFYVLAIAAVLYAVGAFLLGEVGLTYMAVALTAGTLLGLVSTLAFAIVESRFPSVPEPV, encoded by the coding sequence ATGCTGTTGGTGCTGTGTATCGACCTCGACGACGACCTCGGACGGAAGGCCGGCGTCGAGACGCCAGTCGTGGGCCGCGCGGCCGTCGAGCGCGCCGCGGTCGCGCTCGCCACGGCCGACCCCGAGGATTCGGATGCGAACGTGCTCTTCGAGGGGTTGCACATCCACGACGACATCACCGACGAGGAGGTCGAGGTCGCGGCCGTCACCGGCGTCGAGAGCGGCGGCGTCGCGGCGAACAGGAAGGTCGGCGAGGAGATCGACCGCATCCTCGCGGGGCTGACCACCGGCGAGGACGTGCATGCACTGGTGGTCACCGACGGCGCACAGGACGAGTCGGTCATCCCGGTGATCCGCTCGCGGCTCCCTATCGACGGCGTGCGCCGCGTTGTCGTCCGGCAAGCCCAGAACCTCGAATCGATGTACTACACGATCAAGCAGGTGCTCGACGACCCCGAGACGAGGGGCACGATCCTCGTTCCCCTCGGCATTCTCCTGCTCATCTACCCGCTCGCCGAGATCGCCGGCCAACTCGGCGTGCCCGGCGCAGCGGTGTTCGGCTTCATCTCCACCCTGTTGGGACTCTACGTACTGTTTCGCGGGCTGGGTCTCGAACGCGCCATCGACGAGGGCGTCGCGCGTGCGCGCCGCGGCCTCTACGCCGGCCGGGTGATGCTCATCACGTCGGTCGTGGCGGCGGCGCTGTTCGCCATCGGCGGCGTCCGCGGGATGGGAGTGCTCGACGCCCACAGCGCCACCGGGGCACTCACCCCCGTCGAGACCTTCGCGGCATTTACTGTGGGCGCAATACCGTGGTTCGCCGCGGCGGGCATCACCAGCAGCGTCGGCCGCATCACCGACACGTATCTCGCCGAGCGCTTTCGCTGGCGCTACCTCAACGCGCCCTTCTACGTGCTTGCCATCGCGGCCGTCCTCTACGCGGTCGGGGCGTTCCTCCTCGGCGAGGTCGGACTCACGTACATGGCGGTCGCGCTCACCGCCGGCACGCTGTTGGGTCTCGTGAGCACGCTCGCCTTCGCCATCGTCGAGTCGCGCTTTCCGAGCGTTCCGGAGCCGGTCTGA
- a CDS encoding MFS transporter has product MEASFESLRNRAVRTGQVLRGDGRGWTLAVVAAGWLTVLGGRYLFPAILPQVKDFFGVSNATAGLAVTTVWAAYAVMQFPAGMLTDRFGERALLATSLALSAGAVVAVSLAPTFWLFLVGCALFGLGTGLYGPARGTALSKVFGEHDGTAIGLTLAAGSIGSALLPFAASVLVGPLGWQTTVALLVVPFLVIAVSVRRVLPRRTPTASPSGRPSVRGLLRALDTAISRHTVVAVSAATLTLFVMQGVTSFLPTYFIAVKGFSQERAAALFALFFLSGALAQSVAGNAADYYGDRSVLLTTAGFGVLPLLALPFVEGLVPVGVLTVLLGSRLALNPVSNAYIIAVVPNAVQGTAWGFFRTTFFLLAATGSTVVGLFFDAGLADESFVVLAALTALAAVCYVFLPARTSV; this is encoded by the coding sequence ATGGAGGCGTCGTTCGAATCGCTCAGAAATCGTGCGGTGCGGACGGGGCAGGTGCTCCGCGGCGACGGCCGCGGCTGGACGCTCGCGGTGGTGGCCGCCGGTTGGCTGACGGTGCTCGGCGGTCGCTACCTCTTTCCGGCGATCCTCCCGCAGGTCAAGGACTTCTTCGGTGTGAGCAACGCGACCGCCGGGCTGGCCGTCACGACCGTCTGGGCGGCCTACGCCGTGATGCAGTTTCCGGCCGGCATGCTGACCGACCGCTTCGGCGAACGCGCCCTCTTGGCCACTAGCCTCGCGCTCTCGGCGGGCGCGGTCGTCGCGGTGAGTCTCGCGCCGACGTTCTGGCTGTTCCTCGTCGGCTGTGCGCTGTTCGGTCTCGGCACTGGATTGTACGGCCCGGCGCGCGGTACCGCCCTCTCGAAGGTCTTCGGCGAGCACGACGGGACCGCCATCGGTCTCACGCTCGCGGCGGGCAGCATCGGCTCGGCGCTGCTCCCGTTCGCCGCGAGCGTACTCGTCGGCCCGCTCGGCTGGCAGACGACCGTCGCGTTGCTCGTCGTTCCCTTCCTCGTCATCGCCGTCAGCGTCCGGCGCGTGCTGCCACGGCGAACGCCGACCGCCAGTCCGAGCGGTCGGCCATCGGTCCGCGGCCTGCTTCGCGCGCTCGATACCGCCATCTCGCGGCACACGGTCGTCGCGGTGAGCGCCGCCACGCTCACGCTGTTCGTGATGCAGGGGGTGACGTCGTTTCTGCCGACCTACTTCATCGCGGTCAAGGGGTTCTCTCAGGAGCGCGCCGCGGCGCTGTTCGCGCTCTTCTTCCTGAGTGGCGCGCTCGCCCAATCGGTCGCCGGCAACGCCGCCGACTACTACGGTGACCGTTCAGTCCTCCTGACGACCGCCGGTTTCGGTGTTCTGCCGCTGCTCGCGCTCCCGTTCGTCGAGGGACTCGTCCCGGTGGGTGTGCTCACTGTCTTGCTCGGCTCGCGGCTCGCACTCAACCCCGTGAGCAATGCCTACATCATCGCCGTCGTCCCGAACGCGGTCCAGGGCACGGCGTGGGGATTCTTCCGCACGACGTTTTTCCTGCTGGCGGCGACCGGCTCGACGGTCGTCGGTCTCTTCTTCGATGCTGGACTCGCCGACGAGTCGTTCGTCGTGCTCGCTGCCCTCACCGCCCTCGCGGCCGTCTGTTACGTCTTCCTCCCGGCACGGACGAGTGTGTGA
- a CDS encoding DUF1405 domain-containing protein — translation MAERSAGPLGRLLDGSVPDRETLPWYVAPIPAIIEDLGLRLAWLVVAVNLAGTAFGFFYYRFQFGLEPLLAWPFVPDSPVATLFIALSIASWKLGESREWLNALAFFGCLKLGLWTPYTLLVFQDAFLASTPLWLYLFLFFSHLAMAVQAFVIYRYSEFPVWAVALALAWYGCNDLVDYFVPVVGTYHHTAIPVQPIVDGVIEHVTPAHQLLAAGALALTLLATFLALATRVKKLEAHAG, via the coding sequence ATGGCCGAACGAAGCGCCGGCCCGCTCGGGCGATTGCTCGACGGGTCGGTGCCCGACCGCGAGACGCTCCCGTGGTACGTCGCGCCGATACCTGCGATAATTGAAGACTTGGGACTGCGACTCGCGTGGCTCGTGGTCGCGGTCAACCTCGCGGGCACGGCGTTCGGATTCTTCTACTACCGCTTCCAGTTCGGTCTCGAACCGCTCCTCGCGTGGCCGTTCGTCCCCGACAGCCCGGTGGCGACGCTGTTCATCGCGCTGTCGATAGCAAGTTGGAAGCTCGGCGAGTCGAGAGAGTGGCTGAACGCGCTCGCCTTCTTCGGCTGTCTCAAACTCGGGCTCTGGACGCCCTACACACTGCTCGTCTTTCAGGATGCGTTCCTCGCGAGCACCCCGCTCTGGCTCTACCTGTTCCTCTTTTTCAGCCACCTCGCGATGGCCGTCCAGGCCTTCGTCATCTATCGCTATTCGGAGTTCCCGGTGTGGGCGGTCGCGCTCGCGCTCGCGTGGTACGGATGCAACGATCTCGTGGACTACTTCGTTCCGGTCGTCGGGACCTACCACCACACGGCCATTCCCGTCCAGCCCATCGTCGACGGCGTCATCGAGCACGTCACGCCCGCACACCAACTCCTCGCGGCGGGTGCGCTCGCGTTGACGCTGCTCGCCACGTTTCTCGCCCTCGCGACACGGGTAAAGAAACTCGAAGCACACGCAGGGTGA
- the pdxS gene encoding pyridoxal 5'-phosphate synthase lyase subunit PdxS, with protein sequence MADETDLEELKRGTELVKRGFARMQQGGVIMDVVNAEQARIAEDAGAVAVMALEAVPADIRKRGGVARMADPADITEIIEEVSIPVMGKARIGHTKEAQILEATGVDMIDESEVLTPADDDYHIDKRDFTAPFVCGARDLGEALRRIGEGAAMIRTKGEAGTGDVNQAVFHQRNIRGAIRKLEGMTHEEREAYAREIEAPAELVHETADAGRLPVVNFAAGGIATPADAALMMHHDCDGIFVGSGIFGAENPEAMGEAIVEATNSWDDPEKLARIATDTGSGMKGDANADLPEEEKLQGRGV encoded by the coding sequence ATGGCCGACGAGACCGACTTGGAGGAGCTGAAACGCGGGACCGAACTCGTCAAGCGCGGGTTCGCCCGGATGCAGCAGGGTGGGGTTATCATGGACGTCGTCAACGCCGAACAGGCCCGCATCGCCGAGGACGCGGGTGCGGTCGCCGTGATGGCGCTCGAAGCCGTGCCGGCCGACATCAGAAAGCGCGGCGGCGTCGCACGCATGGCCGACCCCGCCGACATCACCGAGATCATCGAGGAAGTGTCGATTCCGGTGATGGGCAAAGCGAGAATCGGCCACACCAAGGAAGCGCAGATCCTCGAAGCCACCGGTGTCGACATGATCGACGAGAGCGAAGTCCTCACACCCGCCGACGACGACTATCACATCGACAAGCGCGATTTCACCGCGCCGTTCGTCTGTGGCGCGCGCGATCTCGGCGAAGCCCTCCGGCGCATCGGCGAGGGCGCAGCGATGATCCGGACGAAAGGCGAAGCCGGAACGGGCGACGTCAATCAGGCCGTCTTCCACCAGCGCAACATCCGCGGTGCGATCCGCAAGTTAGAGGGAATGACCCACGAGGAGCGCGAAGCCTACGCCCGCGAGATCGAGGCTCCGGCCGAACTGGTCCACGAGACCGCCGACGCCGGCCGTCTTCCTGTGGTGAACTTCGCCGCTGGCGGCATCGCCACGCCCGCCGACGCCGCGCTCATGATGCACCACGACTGCGATGGGATCTTCGTCGGCTCCGGGATCTTTGGAGCCGAGAACCCCGAGGCGATGGGCGAGGCTATCGTCGAGGCGACGAACAGCTGGGACGACCCCGAGAAACTCGCCCGCATCGCGACGGACACCGGCTCGGGCATGAAGGGCGACGCGAACGCCGACCTGCCCGAAGAGGAGAAGTTACAGGGTCGGGGCGTCTGA
- a CDS encoding radical SAM protein: protein MISKGCEQCAKGGKMVLFVYGYCDQRDCFYCPLGENRKNVTDVYANERRVEADEDVIEEAHRMNALGTSITGGEPQEAMAKTCRYLSMLKEEFGEDHHTHLYTGITGGRENMRRLSEAGLDEIRFHPPYEQWGDLHGTEWEEILYIAREEGLTPAFEIPGIRAEEEFMEFLDEGAADFCNINEFEMSDGNYERMQEQGFERREGHMSAVEGSHDILEAMGDHEKVYFCTSVFKDAAQHRNRLKRMAKVMRREFDEVTDDGTLVYGKAWESGERLADLGVPEEFYSQKSEHVELAWWLLEEMITEGDLGKGEIVEQYPTADGTVVERTPLA from the coding sequence ATGATATCGAAGGGCTGTGAACAGTGCGCTAAGGGCGGGAAGATGGTGCTGTTCGTCTACGGCTACTGCGACCAGCGCGACTGCTTTTACTGTCCGCTCGGCGAGAATAGAAAAAACGTCACCGACGTCTACGCCAACGAGCGCCGCGTCGAAGCGGATGAAGATGTGATCGAGGAGGCCCACCGGATGAACGCGCTGGGAACCTCCATCACCGGCGGCGAACCACAGGAGGCGATGGCGAAAACCTGTCGGTATCTCTCCATGCTCAAAGAGGAGTTCGGTGAGGACCACCACACCCACCTCTACACTGGAATCACCGGCGGGCGCGAGAACATGCGCCGCCTGAGCGAGGCGGGTCTCGACGAGATCCGCTTCCACCCGCCCTACGAGCAGTGGGGCGATCTCCACGGCACCGAATGGGAAGAGATTCTCTACATCGCCCGCGAGGAGGGCTTGACGCCGGCGTTCGAGATTCCCGGCATCCGTGCCGAAGAGGAGTTCATGGAGTTCCTCGACGAGGGCGCGGCCGACTTCTGCAACATCAACGAGTTCGAGATGAGCGACGGGAACTACGAGCGGATGCAAGAGCAGGGCTTCGAGCGCCGCGAGGGTCACATGAGCGCCGTCGAAGGTTCCCACGACATCCTGGAGGCGATGGGCGACCACGAGAAAGTGTACTTCTGTACGAGCGTGTTCAAGGACGCCGCCCAGCACCGCAACCGCCTGAAGCGGATGGCGAAGGTCATGCGACGGGAGTTCGACGAGGTGACCGACGACGGAACGCTGGTGTACGGCAAGGCGTGGGAGAGCGGCGAGCGGCTTGCTGACCTCGGCGTTCCCGAGGAGTTCTATTCTCAGAAATCCGAACACGTCGAACTCGCGTGGTGGCTCTTGGAGGAGATGATCACGGAGGGCGACCTCGGAAAGGGTGAGATCGTCGAGCAGTACCCGACGGCCGACGGGACTGTCGTCGAGCGGACGCCACTGGCCTGA